A stretch of the Pirellulales bacterium genome encodes the following:
- a CDS encoding UDPGP type 1 family protein, whose protein sequence is MTLAMEIARFDLGMLQSLGREPEASSNWRALVARAEPPAAVRLGATNQFSPVQARQAGETALRAGHIGAILVAGGQGTRLGMDHPKGMFPIGPVSRSSLFQILIEKLVAAHRRYGAPIPLFLMTSPATHEETVEFLDAHGNFGLSTNDLIVFSQGTMPAVDCETGRILLASQARPALSPDGHGGVLAALVEARGFETLRARGIEHLYYFQVDNPLANVCDPEFLGYHLLSQSELSTLAVAKRDPRDRVGNIVSIDGRLQIIEYSEFNDLPDELIAGRAASGSLLLWAGNTAIHAFSVEFLERMSQSAAALPLHRALKKVPYLDDDHQPIEPSSPNAYKFERFIFDLLPQATRSIVVEADERLAFAPVKNAPGELKDTPESVQAQMIALHSAWLRDAGAQLAKNVAVEIRPLFALDSEELREKLQPGLVVSRPTYFA, encoded by the coding sequence ATGACACTGGCAATGGAGATCGCGCGCTTCGATCTCGGCATGCTCCAGAGTCTTGGTCGAGAGCCCGAAGCTAGCTCCAACTGGCGAGCGCTTGTGGCTCGCGCAGAACCACCGGCCGCCGTCCGGCTGGGCGCCACCAATCAGTTTTCGCCAGTGCAGGCCAGGCAAGCGGGCGAGACCGCCTTGCGCGCGGGACATATCGGGGCAATCTTGGTCGCTGGCGGCCAAGGCACTCGCCTGGGGATGGATCATCCCAAGGGGATGTTTCCGATCGGGCCTGTTTCCAGGTCCTCGCTTTTTCAGATTCTGATCGAAAAGCTTGTCGCCGCGCATCGCCGCTATGGCGCCCCGATTCCACTGTTCTTGATGACCAGCCCCGCCACCCACGAGGAGACCGTTGAATTCCTGGACGCTCACGGAAACTTCGGCCTGTCGACCAATGACCTGATTGTTTTCAGTCAGGGAACGATGCCGGCCGTAGACTGTGAGACTGGTCGCATCCTGCTCGCCAGTCAGGCTAGGCCCGCGCTCAGTCCCGATGGCCATGGCGGCGTTCTGGCGGCGCTGGTCGAAGCGCGCGGGTTCGAAACGCTCCGTGCCCGCGGGATCGAGCATCTGTATTACTTCCAAGTCGATAATCCGCTCGCCAATGTGTGCGATCCAGAGTTTCTCGGCTATCACTTGCTCAGCCAGTCCGAACTCTCCACCCTGGCGGTCGCAAAGCGTGATCCCCGCGACCGCGTGGGCAATATCGTCTCGATCGATGGCCGGCTGCAAATCATCGAATACAGTGAGTTCAACGATTTGCCCGATGAGCTGATTGCTGGCCGCGCGGCAAGTGGTTCATTGCTGCTCTGGGCAGGTAACACCGCCATTCATGCGTTCTCGGTTGAGTTTCTCGAGCGTATGTCGCAATCGGCCGCGGCGCTACCGCTGCATCGGGCGCTCAAAAAGGTCCCGTACCTCGACGACGATCACCAACCGATCGAACCCAGCTCGCCCAATGCCTATAAGTTTGAACGATTCATCTTCGATCTGCTTCCCCAGGCAACGCGATCCATTGTGGTCGAGGCGGACGAGCGGCTCGCTTTTGCGCCGGTGAAGAACGCCCCTGGCGAGTTGAAGGACACACCGGAGAGCGTGCAGGCGCAGATGATCGCCTTGCATTCCGCATGGCTGCGCGATGCCGGCGCCCAGTTGGCGAAGAATGTCGCCGTGGAGATTCGGCCACTCTTCGCGCTCGACTCCGAGGAGTTACGAGAAAAGCTCCAGCCAGGGCTGGTTGTTAGTCGGCCCACCTATTTTGCATAG